A single window of Aspergillus puulaauensis MK2 DNA, chromosome 5, nearly complete sequence DNA harbors:
- a CDS encoding putative TIM barrel metal-dependent hydrolase (COG:S;~EggNog:ENOG410PMQ4;~InterPro:IPR006680,IPR032466;~PFAM:PF04909;~go_function: GO:0016787 - hydrolase activity [Evidence IEA]) has translation MPALSTIAARPCLLTALPTLRTAAIRPRLDLSGLSKAFLNTPSTKLGSHEPVKSRVPPRSWDSHMHVVEPRYPLIANAAYKPTPHTIEDAIAFESSLGIENVVLVQPSIYGFDNSCLLDALRRIGPSRGRGIIVIDPANTEPATLRAWHTLGVRGVRMNFKSSGKEPTREELRRTLLEQAELIRPLGWMIQVHTAMSMIPLLEEVIPQLGIKVCIDHFGGPDLPQVDWDKGESFDPYSLPGFPSLIALLKAGKTYVKISAPYRLSKDEKFRDLEIIIREFLREATNQILYATDWPHTRFSGINVEPFTEQCLRICGSQSSAERVFRLNAEELMDSSLGF, from the coding sequence ATGCCGGCGCTGTCAACTATTGCTGCTCGGCCCTGCTTGCTCACGGCGTTACCTACCCTTAGGACCGCTGCTATCAGACCGAGATTAGACCTTTCTGGGCTCTCCAAGGCGTTTCTAAATACTCCGTCGACCAAGCTCGGAAGTCATGAGCCAGTGAAAAGCCGAGTCCCTCCCAGATCGTGGGACAGCCACATGCACGTCGTGGAACCTCGATATCCACTCATCGCAAACGCAGCATACAAGCCCACGCCTCATACAATCGAGGACGCAATTGCCTTCGAATCATCCCTTGGAATTGAGAACGTTGTCCTTGTTCAACCTTCCATCTACGGATTTGATAATTCATGTCTTCTCGACGCCCTCCGGCGCATTGGGCCGTCACGTGGGAGAGGCATTATTGTTATAGACCCAGCTAATACAGAACCCGCGACATTGAGAGCATGGCACACATTAGGCGTACGCGGTGTTCGAATGAATTTCAAATCGTCAGGGAAGGAACCGACTCGTGAGGAGCTAAGACGAACTCTTCTCGAACAAGCAGAACTCATCCGTCCGCTGGGATGGATGATCCAAGTCCACACGGCCATGAGCATGATCCCACTATTGGAGGAAGTTATCCCACAGCTCGGGATCAAGGTCTGTATCGATCATTTCGGGGGCCCCGATCTACCCCAGGTGGACTGGGACAAGGGGGAGTCTTTCGACCCATATTCTCTTCCGGGGTTTCCGTCGTTAATTGCTTTGCTCAAGGCTGGGAAGACATATGTGAAGATCTCTGCACCATATCGCCTTAGCAAGGACGAAAAGTTCCGAGACCTAGAGATTATAATTCGGGAGTTTTTACGGGAGGCGACTAACCAGATACTCTATGCTACGGATTGGCCACATACTAGGTTCTCTGGTATCAATGTCGAGCCGTTTACGGAACAGTGTCTACGGATATGCGGCTCGCAGAGTTCTGCCGAGAGAGTATTTCGATTGAATGCCGAGGAACTGATGGATTCCAGTCTTGGTTTTTAG
- the LAD1 gene encoding NAD(P)-dependent alcohol dehydrogenase (COG:Q;~EggNog:ENOG410PJR0;~InterPro:IPR013154,IPR013149,IPR002328,IPR036291, IPR011032;~PFAM:PF00107,PF08240;~go_function: GO:0008270 - zinc ion binding [Evidence IEA];~go_function: GO:0016491 - oxidoreductase activity [Evidence IEA];~go_process: GO:0055114 - oxidation-reduction process [Evidence IEA]), producing the protein MATATGLDKPNIGVFTNPKHDLWVAESTPTLKEVQSGEGLNPGQVTVEVRSTGICGSDVHFWHAGCIGPMIVTGDHILGHESAGDVIAVAPDVTSLKVGDRVAIEPNIICNACEPCLTGRYNGCERVAFLSTPPVDGLLRRYVNHPAVWCHKIGDMGYEDGAMLEPLSVSLAAIERSGLRLGDPCLITGAGPIGLITLLSARAAGATPIVITDIDEGRLKFAKELVPDVRTYKVQIGLSAEESAEGIINAFNDGQGAGPDALRPRLALECTGVESSVASAIWSVKFGGKVFVIGVGKNEIKIPFMRLSTQEIDLQYQYRYSNTWPRAIRLVKNGVIDLKKLVTHRYALEDALKAFETASDPKTGAIKVQIMSSAADVEAASAGQKIQVSSVL; encoded by the exons ATGGCTACTGCAACTGGCCTTGACAAGCCTAACATTGGTGTTTTCACCAACCCAAAGCACGACCTGTGGGTGGCTGAGTCCACGCCGACTCTCAAAGAAGTACAGAGTGGCGAGGGTCTCAATCCTGGACAGGTAACGGTCGAAGTGCGCAGTACCGGAATTTGCGG TTCTGACGTGCACTTCTGGCATGCAGGATGCATTGGTCCCATGATCGTTACGGGAGACCATATTCTGGGTCACGAGTCGGCCGGAGACGTTATTGCAGTCGCCCCAGATGTCACTTCGCTTAAAGTTGGAGACCGGGTTGCGATTGAGCCTAACATTATCTGCAATGCCTGCGAACCCTGCCTTACTGGCCGCTACAACGGTTGTGAGAGAGTTGCATTCCTTTCGACCCCGCCTGTGGATGGCCTGCTGCGGCGCTATGTCAACCATCCCGCCGTCTGGTGCCACAAGATTGGTGACATGGGCTACGAGGATGGTGCTATGTTGGAGCCGCTGAGTGTATCTCTGGCTGCAATCGAGCGCAGCGGTCTCCGTCTTGGTGACCCTTGTTTAATCACTGGTGCGGGACCCATCGGTCTCATCACTCTTCTCAGTGCCCGCGCTGCCGGCGCAACtcccatcgtcatcaccgaTATCGACGAAGGTCGCCTGAAGTTCGCGAAGGAACTTGTACCTGACGTCCGCACCTACAAGGTGCAGATCGGTCTTTCTGCGGAAGAGAGTGCAGAGGGTATTATCAATGCATTCAACGACGGCCAGGGTGCTGGTCCCGACGCTTTGAGGCCTCGCCTTGCGCTGGAGTGCACTGGGGTTGAGAGCAGTGTCGCGTCAGCTATTTGGAGTGTCAAGTTCGGCGGTAAAGTCTTCGTGATCGGTGTCGGAAAGAATGAGATTAAAATCCCATTTATGCGCCTGAGCACTCAGGAGATTGACCTACAGTATCAATACCGGTACTCCAATACCTGGCCTCGCGCTATCCGTCTCGTTAAGAACGGCGTGATCgacctgaagaagctggttaCCCACCGCTATGCACTTGAAGACGCACTGAAGGCTTTTGAGACGGCGTCAGACCCTAAGACAGGAGCGATCAAGGTTCAAATCATGAGCTCAGCTGCtgatgttgaggctgctTCCGCTGGTCAGAAGATACAGGTCTCATCGGTCCTATGA
- the agdC gene encoding putative alpha-glucosidase (CAZy:GH31;~COG:G;~EggNog:ENOG410PHCX;~InterPro:IPR025887,IPR000322,IPR017853,IPR011013, IPR013780,IPR030458,IPR031727;~PFAM:PF13802,PF01055,PF16863;~SECRETED:SignalP(1-13);~go_function: GO:0003824 - catalytic activity [Evidence IEA];~go_function: GO:0004553 - hydrolase activity, hydrolyzing O-glycosyl compounds [Evidence IEA];~go_function: GO:0030246 - carbohydrate binding [Evidence IEA];~go_process: GO:0005975 - carbohydrate metabolic process [Evidence IEA]) — MLRALFVLPLVGAAVIGPRQNNQSCPGYKASNIQEGDNTLSADLTLAGTPCNTYGTDLRDLKLLVEYQTDQRLHVMIYDADEQVYQVPESVLPRADSGNSNRESSDLKFDYTEDPFYFTVSREDEVLFDTSASNLVFQSQYLNIRTWLPDDPNLYGLGEHTDSLRLETTNYTRTLWNRDAYGIDPGTNLYSSHPVYYDHRGSDGTHGVFLANSNGMDIKINKTQDEKQYLEYNILGGVFDFYFFTGSTPKEASMQYAEVVGLPAMQSYWTFGFHQCRYGYRDIYQVAEVVYNYSQAKIPLETMWTDIDYMELRRVFTLDTERFPLKDMQELVDYLHDHDQHYIVMVDPAVSVSDNPGYHRGVEQDIFLKTQNGSLYQGAVWPGVTVYPDWFHPEIQEYWNGEFNKFFDADTGFDIDGLWIDMNEASNFCPFPCTDPKTYSIENDLPPDPPDIRPSNPRPLPGFPDSFQPNSSKRYLERSQGNKVGLPNRNLLYPPYKIQNDAGLLSDKTIQTDIIHAGEGYAEYDTHNIYGTMMSTASRIAMQQRRPDVRPFIITRSTYAGAGAHVGHWTGDSLSTWEQYRISIAQMIAFASMFQIPMMGTDVCGFGSDTTEELCARWASLGAFYTFYRNHNEYGSAPQEFYQWETVTDAAIKAITIRYRLLDYIYTAFQRQSETGEPFLQPLFYLYPEDENTFDNDLQFFYGDALLISPVAEENSTSVDAYFPDDIFYEFYTGTQIQGQGAPITLTDIDITDIPIHIRGGSIIPLRSSGAMTTTELRKKPFQLIVAPGSDGTASGSLYVDDGDSLEQNNTTNIELEYRNDFLSIDGQFSRDFPVNIESVTLLGQTSTNSTQNRKQVVNKRLVLTKPTRVKLA, encoded by the exons ATGTTGAGGGCCCTGTTTGTCCTACCTCTTGTCGGGGCTGCAGTGATCGGGCCCAGGCAAAACAATCAAAGTTGTCCTGGATATAAGGCATCGAATATTCAGGAAGGTGACAATACCCTGTCCGCGGACCTGACCCTCGCTGGGACACCTTGCAACACATATGGCACTGATTTGAGAGACTTGAAGTTATTGGTTGAGTACCAAACCG ACCAGCGTCTCCATGTCATGATTTACGATGCCGATGAACAGGTCTACCAAGTCCCTGAGTCGGTTCTGCCGCGTGCAGATAGCGGCAATAGCAACCGAGAAAGCTCCGATCTTAAATTTGATTACACCGAAGACCCCTTTTATTTTACAGTATCTAGAGAAGACGAAGTTCTTTTTGATACTTCCGCGTCCAATCTCGTTTTTCAATCGCAGTATTTAAATATCCGCACTTGGTTACCCGATGACCCTAATCTGTATGGCCTTGGAGAGCACACAGACTCTCTTCGATTGGAGACGACTAACTACACTCGCACTTTGTGGAATCGTGATGCTTACGGAATTGATCCGGGAACCAATCTGTACAGCAGTCACCCTGTGTACTACGACCATCGAGGCAGTGATGGCACTCATGGCGTTTTTCTGGCCAACTCTAACGGTATGGACATCAAAATCAATAAGACTCAGGATGAAAAGCAATATCTTGAGTATAATATCCTCGGGGGTGTTTTTGATTTTTACTTCTTTACCGGCTCCACCCCTAAGGAGGCCAGTATGCAGTACGCGGAGGTTGTTGGGCTTCCTGCCATGCAGAGTTACTGGACATTTGGT TTCCATCAATGCCGATACGGCTACCGTGATATTTATCAGGTGGCTGAGGTGGTATATAATTACAGCCAGGCTAAAATTCCGTTGGAAACTATGTGGACCGACATCGACTATATGGAGTTGAGAAGAGTGTTTACACTTGACACCGAAAGATTCCCCCTCAAGGACATGCAAGAGCTTGTCGATTACCTCCACGACCATGATCAGCATTATATAGTTATGGTTGATCCCGCGGTGAGCGTGTCCG ACAATCCCGGTTACCACCGGGGTGTTGAGCAGGATATCTTCCTAAAGACGCAGAATGGCAGTCTCTACCAGG GTGCCGTGTGGCCTGGTGTAACCGTCTACCCCGATTGGTTCCATCCGGAGATTCAGGAATACTGGAATGGGGAGTTCAACAAATTCTTTGATGCTGATACTGGCTTCGACATTGATGGTCTGTGGATTGATATGAATGAAGCCTCAAACTTCTGCCCCTTTCCCTGCACCGACCCAAAGACATACTCGATTGAAAACGACCTCCCACCCGATCCACCCGATATCCGGCCCAGTAACCCTCGTCCGTTGCCTGGCTTCCCCGACAGCTTTCAGCCTAACTCCTCGAAGCGATATCTGGAGAGATCGCAAGGGAATAAAGTTGGACTACCTAACCGCAACCTTCTCTACCCGCCGTACAAAATCCAGAATGATGCCGGTCTCCTAAGCGACAAAACCATCCAAACAGATATTATCCACGCGGGAGAAGGGTATGCCGAATATGACACTCACAATATCTATGGAACTA TGATGAGCACCGCTTCCCGCATTGCAATGCAGCAACGTCGTCCCGACGTTAGGCCCTTTATCATCACTCGTAGCACTTATGCAGGTGCCGGGGCACATGTCGGGCACTG GACCGGCGACAGTCTCAGCACATGGGAGCAGTACCGCATCTCGATCGCCCAGATGATAGCTTTCGCGTCAATGTTCCAAATCCCTATGATGGGGACTGACGTCTGCGGATTTGGTTCAGACACCACCGAAGAGCTGTGTGCTCGATGGGCCTCGCTCGGGGCGTTCTATACTTTCTACCGCAACCACAATGAGTATGGCTCGGCTCCCCAGGAGTTCTATCAGTGGGAAACGGTGACCGATGCTGCAATCAAGGCAATCACCATCCGATATAGATTACTTGACTATATCTACACTGCTTTCCAGCGACAGAGCGAAACTGGCGAGCCTTTCCTACAGCCGCTATTCTACTTGTATCCCGAGGACGAAAACACTTTTGACAATGACCTACAGTTCTTTTACGGCGATGCTCTACTTATCAGTCCCGTCGCCGAGGAAAACTCAACTTCTGTCGATGCATACTTTCCCGATGACATTTTCTACGAGTTCTACACGGGCACCCAAATCCAAGGGCAAGGTGCACCGATCACCCTCACCGACATTGATATAACCGATatccccatccacatccGCGGCGGGAGCATCATCCCGCTCCGGTCATCCGGTGCGATGACAACTACCGAGCTACGCAAGAAGCCCTTCCAGCTCATCGTCGCCCCCGGTTCAGACGGGACGGCCTCTGGTAGCCTTTACGTCGACGACGGAGACTCTCTTGAGCAGAACAATACTACTAACATCGAGCTCGAGTATCGCAATGACTTCCTGTCCATTGATGGGCAGTTTTCGCGTGACTTCCCCGTTAACATTGAGAGCGTCACCTTGCTCGGTCAGACATCAACCAACTCTACTCAGAACCGGAAGCAAGTGGTAAACAAGAGGCTGGTACTTACGAAGCCCACGAGGGTGAAACTAGCTTAG
- a CDS encoding putative MFS quinate transporter (COG:G;~EggNog:ENOG410PMTW;~InterPro:IPR005829,IPR005828,IPR003663,IPR036259, IPR020846;~PFAM:PF00083,PF07690;~TransMembrane:12 (i12-30o72-90i102-123o129-146i158-180o192-212i285-307o327-348i355-375o395-413i425-446o458-477i);~go_component: GO:0016020 - membrane [Evidence IEA];~go_component: GO:0016021 - integral component of membrane [Evidence IEA];~go_function: GO:0022857 - transmembrane transporter activity [Evidence IEA];~go_process: GO:0055085 - transmembrane transport [Evidence IEA]) — translation MRRLKVDRSRWTAPPFYVFVIITIACGSIPKGYDEGGYSASVRLDSFEADFNLLSSNWTNDPTGLANRTANITSFNILGAALGALISLDLNDRLGRLQSWRLSCVVWAFGMLIQVFSSGIYGLLLFARIFSGLGAGALTVVTPLYLSEIAPARTRGLVVSIYMVVLLAVLSLGFFINYAAQVHMAATPRQYRLVQAIPIIPVGVAFMASLILPETPRYLISRCRLDEGRGVLARLRGKDISSPEVDDEFRLITTQTRLRAHTLSFTTNWTAFKETQSNPNYRQRFWLLMAMQTVSQWTGGNGITYYVSSIFETAGVTGDAISLVSSGAYGIVKLIFTMAFTWGLIDYLGRRRCTLLGLSLQMAAHIYLACYMGVLRPTGTNPINKPASDAAITSIFVYAVGWSIGLCTIPYLYGTEIFPTRIRNICYAVSMSLHWFFQFAVVRVTPNMFVSLHDWGAYLFWALVCFVGLIVLGIWMPETKGVDIERMGELFEGPWYLRWRAKVKPEEKAEGRK, via the exons ATGAGGCGGTTGAAGGTGGACAGGTCACGGTGGACCGCTCCTCCATTTTACGTCTTTGTTATCATCACCATTGCTTGCGGGAGTATCCCTAAAG GTTACGATGAGGGCGGATACAGCGCCTCTGTGCGCTTGGATTCCTTCGAGGCTGAtttcaacctcctctcctcgaACTGGACAAATGACCCAACCGGGCTAGCGAACCGCACGGCGAATATAACGTCATTCAACATCCTTGGAGCGGCGCTCGGAGCCTTGATATCTCTGGACTTAAATGACCGGCTGGGTAGACTACAGTCATGGCGATTAAGTTGTGTCGTCTGGGCATTCGGCATGCTCATTCAGGTGTTCTCCTCTGGGATTTACGGACTGTTGCTGTTTGCTAGGATATTTAGCGGTCTCGGTGCCGGGGCGTTGACCGTCGTGACGCCACTATATTTATCGGAAATTG CCCCTGCACGTACAAGAGGTTTGGTTGTTAGCATTTACATGGTTGTTTTGCTGGCAGTCTTGTCCCTTG gcttcttcatcaactacGCCGCTCAAGTCCATATGGCAGCAACACCACGGCAATATCGCCTGGTGCAAGCTATCCCTATAATTCCCGTTGGAGTCGCGTTCATGGCCTCGCTCATCCTTCCCGAAACTCCTCGTTACCTCATCTCACGATGTCGCCTTGACGAAGGCCGTGGCGTCCTTGCTCGCCTCCGCGGAAAAGACATATCTTCTCCAGAAGTAGATGATGAATTCCGCCTCATAACCACGCAAACCCGTCTCAGAGCGCACACCTTATCCTTTACTACCAACTGGACTGCATTCAAGGAAACCCAATCGAACCCCAATTACCGCCAACGCTTCTGGCTCCTAATGGCCATGCAGACGGTATCACAGTGGACCGGGGGCAATGGTATTACATACTATGTTTCAAGCATCTTCGAAACCGCAGGTGTCACGGGAGACGCcatctccctcgtctcctcaGGTGCCTACGGAATCGTCAAGCTCATTTTCACTATGGCGTTTACATGGGGGTTGATCGACTATCTAGGTCGCCGCCGCTGCACTCTCCTCGGGTTATCCCTTCAAATGGCCGCGCATATTTACCTAGCCTGTTACATGGGAGTTCTACGCCCCACAGGGACAAACCCTATAAACAAGCCCGCCTCCGATGCAGCCATAACATCGATCTTCGTCTACGCCGTCGGCTGGTCCATCGGCCTATGTACAATTCCCTACCTCTACGGGACGGAGATTTTCCCCACGCGCATCCGCAACATTTGCTATGCAGTGAGTATGTCGCTGCACTGGTTCTTTCAGTTTGCAGTTGTCCGGGTGACGCCGAACATGTTCGTGTCGTTGCATGACTGGGGTGCGTATCTCTTTTGGGCGCTGGTTTGTTTTGTCGGATTGATTGTTCTTGGGATCTGGATGCCCGAGACTAAAGGGGTGGATATTGAGCGAATGGGTGAGCTTTTTGAGGGGCCCTGGTATCTCAGGTGGCGTGCAAAGGTTAAACCTGAAGAGAAAGCTGAAGGCCGGAAATAG